One region of Thermosinus carboxydivorans Nor1 genomic DNA includes:
- a CDS encoding dCTP deaminase/dUTPase family protein (catalyzes the formation of dUMP from dUTP): MRQRGFEIVSSYIDKGIALPRRQTAASAGYDFAAAEDVVAAPQTVTLIPTGLKAYMLPDEYLSIHIRSSLAVKHGLSLINGQGIIDADYYNNPTNEGHIILAVFNHGTQAVQIAKGTRIAQGIFNKYLLVDNDRIAGATRTGGIGSTGK, encoded by the coding sequence ATGCGCCAAAGAGGTTTTGAAATAGTATCGAGCTATATTGACAAAGGTATTGCGCTGCCGCGGCGGCAGACAGCGGCCAGTGCCGGTTATGATTTCGCAGCCGCGGAGGATGTCGTTGCTGCGCCTCAGACGGTTACGCTTATTCCGACCGGGTTAAAAGCCTATATGCTGCCAGATGAGTATTTGAGCATTCATATCCGGTCAAGCCTGGCCGTCAAGCACGGTTTAAGTCTGATTAATGGTCAAGGTATTATTGACGCTGATTATTATAATAATCCAACCAACGAAGGACATATTATTCTCGCAGTATTCAATCATGGGACGCAAGCGGTGCAAATTGCGAAAGGAACACGTATTGCCCAAGGCATCTTTAATAAATACCTGTTGGTCGACAACGACCGTATTGCAGGAGCTACCAGAACAGGCGGAATAGGAAGCACGGGAAAATAG
- a CDS encoding YlmC/YmxH family sporulation protein: MRLSELSGKEVINLGDGSRLGVIDECELSFDRKTGRINALILPTRGGLFGFFSDNRSSTIPWHAIKRIGDEVVIVDLNNAFDRLYAGMRRERYEDEY; this comes from the coding sequence ATGCGTCTAAGTGAACTATCAGGGAAAGAAGTAATTAATCTTGGTGACGGTTCCCGGCTAGGCGTAATTGATGAGTGTGAGTTGTCTTTTGATAGGAAGACAGGGCGAATAAATGCTCTCATATTACCTACCCGCGGCGGGTTATTCGGTTTCTTCAGCGATAACCGGAGTTCGACAATTCCGTGGCATGCCATTAAACGGATTGGCGATGAGGTTGTTATTGTTGACTTAAACAATGCGTTTGACCGCCTGTATGCCGGTATGCGACGTGAGCGTTACGAAGACGAATATTAA
- a CDS encoding general stress protein, whose translation MVPNNTNQQNQGATNSVVTSYAKAQTTSMQSQTAAQSAAQGQAAKTGTGSQNVKMVIGVFDSHQQAEKAVSELRNQGFSTEEINIVSKERKRRNDTEFVDDDITDGALTGGTLGGIGGLMVGAGALAIPGIGPIVAAGPIAAALSGAVAGGIAGGLIDWGIPAEVSRRYEQHVAEGGILAVIRSDAAKVQQAAQVLRQNGARDVESHNAR comes from the coding sequence ATGGTACCAAATAATACAAACCAACAAAATCAAGGCGCAACAAACAGTGTTGTTACCAGTTACGCCAAAGCGCAAACTACATCCATGCAGTCGCAGACAGCGGCACAATCGGCCGCTCAAGGGCAAGCTGCCAAAACTGGTACTGGTAGTCAGAATGTAAAAATGGTTATCGGGGTCTTTGATTCCCACCAACAGGCTGAAAAAGCGGTAAGCGAACTGCGTAACCAGGGGTTTTCTACGGAAGAAATAAATATTGTCTCCAAAGAACGTAAAAGGCGAAATGACACTGAGTTTGTTGATGACGATATTACCGACGGCGCTCTTACCGGCGGAACACTGGGTGGAATCGGTGGCCTCATGGTAGGTGCTGGAGCTCTTGCTATTCCTGGTATTGGACCGATCGTTGCCGCTGGACCTATTGCCGCGGCCTTGAGCGGCGCGGTAGCAGGGGGTATTGCCGGAGGGTTGATCGACTGGGGTATTCCGGCAGAGGTGAGTCGGCGCTATGAGCAGCATGTTGCCGAAGGCGGAATTTTAGCGGTAATCCGGTCCGATGCGGCGAAAGTACAGCAAGCGGCCCAAGTTCTCCGGCAAAATGGTGCTCGGGACGTAGAAAGTCATAATGCTCGGTAG
- the dapB gene encoding 4-hydroxy-tetrahydrodipicolinate reductase: MIRVMVCGAYGKMGREVLKAVHRDEQLSIVGAVDIKSNFDDVGELIGAGKIGVTVGNDLQTVINETKPQVMVDFTNPDTVMNNIRIAIKNGVCPVVGTTGLSEADVSEVRELCKQSRVNAIISPNFSVGAVLMMQLAQEAAKYFPHVEIIELHHDQKLDAPSGTALRTAELIMQNRGSMQQGHPAEVEKLAGSRGGNFEGIRIHSVRLPGYVAHQEVIFGGLGQTLTIRHDSISRESFMPGVLLACKRVLTVDGLVYGLENIMK, encoded by the coding sequence ATGATCAGGGTAATGGTGTGTGGAGCTTATGGGAAGATGGGTCGCGAAGTCTTGAAGGCGGTACATAGGGACGAACAACTCAGCATTGTAGGTGCGGTAGACATCAAGTCCAATTTTGATGATGTCGGTGAACTGATCGGTGCAGGCAAAATAGGCGTAACCGTTGGCAACGACCTGCAAACAGTCATTAACGAAACCAAACCCCAGGTTATGGTTGATTTTACAAACCCCGATACGGTAATGAACAATATCCGTATCGCAATTAAAAACGGTGTTTGTCCCGTAGTCGGCACTACTGGTCTTAGCGAGGCCGATGTGTCTGAGGTAAGGGAATTATGCAAACAGAGCCGTGTAAATGCGATAATTTCGCCGAATTTTTCCGTAGGCGCGGTGTTGATGATGCAATTGGCACAAGAAGCTGCAAAATATTTCCCTCATGTGGAAATTATTGAGCTGCACCACGATCAAAAACTGGACGCACCGTCAGGAACAGCGCTGCGAACGGCCGAGCTAATTATGCAGAACCGTGGCAGTATGCAGCAGGGACATCCTGCCGAGGTGGAAAAACTGGCTGGTTCCCGTGGCGGCAATTTTGAAGGCATTCGTATCCATAGCGTGCGACTGCCCGGATATGTAGCTCATCAGGAGGTCATTTTCGGTGGTCTTGGGCAGACGCTAACGATTCGCCATGATTCCATTTCCCGTGAGTCTTTCATGCCGGGTGTGTTGTTGGCGTGCAAGCGGGTTTTAACCGTCGACGGACTTGTCTACGGACTGGAAAACATTATGAAGTAA
- the dapG gene encoding aspartate kinase: MRLIVQKFGGTSVASSKVRELVVQKIHSAMEQGFSPVVVVSAMGRKGDPYATDTLIDLARSSYKHIAARELDMIMYCGEIISAVVMAGTLQAAGIDAVMLTGGQAGIITDNNFNNSRILKVDPSRLLSLLRMGKTPVVCGFQGVTVDGEFTTLGRGGSDTTAAALGAALNAEMVEIYTDVDGIMTADPRIVTNAKILDSITYAEVCQLAHQGAKVIHPRAVEIAMQKNIPLVVKSTFSNAPGTLITSTAKGDTQETAVTDKVATGVTYLPNIAQIKITLDAATTHNESYKVFKAMADSGISVDLINVHPGQIMFTVMEEVAEKAAAKLRSLGYAVETVGDCAKVSVVGGGMREVPGVMASFVEALSRNNIPILQTVDSHTSISVLVKKMDVSKAVVALHEKFGLAN, translated from the coding sequence ATGCGTTTAATTGTTCAAAAATTTGGAGGGACTTCGGTCGCATCCTCCAAGGTCAGAGAACTCGTTGTTCAAAAAATCCACAGCGCCATGGAACAGGGATTTAGTCCCGTTGTGGTGGTTTCCGCGATGGGACGGAAAGGGGACCCTTATGCTACCGATACCCTGATTGATCTTGCCCGTTCCTCCTATAAACATATTGCTGCCCGCGAACTAGATATGATTATGTATTGCGGTGAAATCATCTCGGCGGTAGTCATGGCAGGCACCCTGCAAGCAGCCGGGATTGATGCGGTTATGCTTACCGGTGGTCAGGCCGGTATTATTACCGATAATAATTTTAATAACAGCCGAATTCTAAAAGTTGATCCTTCGCGGTTGCTGAGCTTGCTCAGAATGGGTAAAACACCGGTAGTTTGTGGCTTTCAGGGCGTTACCGTCGACGGCGAATTCACTACTCTTGGTCGGGGTGGCAGTGATACTACGGCGGCGGCTTTGGGAGCGGCTCTTAACGCCGAAATGGTGGAAATTTACACCGATGTAGACGGAATCATGACTGCTGATCCGCGCATAGTGACCAACGCTAAAATTTTAGATTCTATCACTTACGCCGAAGTTTGCCAGTTAGCGCATCAGGGAGCAAAAGTCATTCATCCGCGGGCCGTGGAAATCGCAATGCAAAAAAACATACCGTTGGTGGTTAAATCCACTTTTTCTAATGCTCCCGGCACTTTAATAACCAGCACAGCAAAAGGCGACACGCAGGAAACGGCCGTTACTGATAAAGTAGCTACCGGCGTAACGTATCTTCCGAATATTGCGCAGATTAAAATTACTTTGGACGCTGCCACCACCCATAACGAAAGCTACAAAGTGTTTAAGGCAATGGCCGACAGCGGCATCAGTGTTGACCTAATCAATGTTCATCCTGGGCAAATTATGTTTACGGTTATGGAAGAGGTAGCAGAAAAAGCAGCTGCCAAGCTGCGCAGTCTCGGTTATGCCGTGGAGACGGTCGGCGACTGTGCTAAAGTTTCGGTAGTCGGCGGTGGCATGCGGGAAGTACCAGGGGTAATGGCCAGCTTTGTCGAAGCATTGTCCCGGAATAATATACCTATCTTGCAAACAGTTGACTCACATACGTCTATTTCAGTTTTAGTTAAAAAGATGGACGTTAGTAAAGCCGTAGTGGCTCTTCACGAAAAATTCGGTCTGGCGAATTGA
- the dapA gene encoding 4-hydroxy-tetrahydrodipicolinate synthase, with protein sequence MMTTVVNYKAAAELAKYLVANGSDGLVVAGSTGESATLSKEEKIKLYATVLEAVGDKATVIAGTGSNDTRASITLTKEAEKLGVHGAMLVGPYYNKPPQEGYYQHFKAIAEETALPLIVYNVPGRTGSNILPATIARLAEIKNIVAVKEASGSLDQVSEIVRITPSDFLVYSGDDSLTLPILAVGGAGIISVASHIVGTRMQEMIAAFYSGNLTKAQAIHLELMPFFKVIFVTTNPIPIKTAVNLIGLNAGPLRLPLVSPTAAEREQIQKVMKDLGVLV encoded by the coding sequence ATGATGACTACAGTTGTAAACTATAAGGCAGCGGCTGAATTAGCTAAATATCTTGTAGCTAATGGTTCGGACGGCTTGGTCGTAGCCGGCAGCACCGGTGAGTCGGCAACATTAAGTAAAGAAGAAAAAATCAAGCTGTACGCAACTGTTTTGGAAGCTGTCGGTGACAAAGCTACCGTTATTGCCGGTACAGGATCCAATGATACGCGTGCGTCTATTACTCTGACAAAAGAGGCGGAAAAACTTGGTGTTCATGGCGCGATGCTTGTCGGTCCATATTACAACAAACCGCCACAAGAGGGATATTACCAGCACTTTAAGGCTATTGCCGAAGAAACGGCGTTGCCGCTGATTGTCTACAATGTTCCTGGACGTACCGGTTCGAACATTTTACCGGCGACTATTGCCAGGTTGGCCGAAATCAAAAACATTGTAGCCGTAAAAGAGGCAAGCGGCAGTTTAGATCAGGTATCAGAAATTGTCCGCATTACTCCTAGTGATTTCTTGGTATACAGCGGTGACGACAGCCTTACTTTGCCCATACTGGCAGTTGGCGGCGCTGGCATTATCAGTGTAGCTTCTCACATCGTAGGCACTCGCATGCAGGAGATGATTGCCGCTTTCTATAGCGGCAATCTGACGAAGGCACAGGCCATTCATCTCGAACTGATGCCTTTCTTTAAGGTAATTTTCGTAACGACCAATCCTATTCCTATTAAGACAGCCGTCAACCTTATCGGGCTAAATGCCGGTCCGCTCCGGCTGCCTTTGGTGTCGCCGACCGCAGCGGAACGGGAGCAAATTCAAAAGGTCATGAAGGATTTAGGAGTTCTGGTGTAA
- a CDS encoding ribonuclease J, which translates to MAKQPQKIQIIPLGGLGEIGKNMTVIRYGDDILVIDSGLAFPEDDMLGIDLVIPDITYLLENKDFVRAIVLTHGHEDHIGALPYVLKQLNVPVYGTPLTLGILEGRLRENNVAGEKLISVKPGDQIDIGIFKVGFIRVSHSIADAVALSIKTPIGTIVHTGDFKLDQTPVDGKVTDFHKFAELGDQGVLVLLADSTNAERPGYTPSERSVGMTFDETFRTTRERIIIATFSSNVHRIQQAIDTACKYKRKVAILGRSMINVVNIALELGYLRVPEGVLIDIDEINNYPPSSIVIVTTGSQGEPMSALTRMAMSDHKKVEIMPGDTVIISATPIPGNEKLVARTVDYLFRQGAEVVYEATSGIHVSGHASQEELKLMHNLIRPKFFVPVHGEYRHLIKHAKLAQELGMPKENIFVTENGSVLEFTREKGCIAGKITAGKVLVDGLGVGDVGNIVLRDRRQLSQDGILVMVVTMDKQRGSILAGPDIVSRGFVYVRESEQLMDEAKEKVRQTLEKCELNGVTEWASIKSNVRDVLGKFLYERTRRRPMILPIIMEV; encoded by the coding sequence TTGGCCAAACAACCGCAGAAAATTCAAATTATTCCGCTTGGCGGCTTAGGGGAAATCGGCAAAAACATGACAGTCATCCGTTATGGTGACGATATTCTGGTGATAGATTCGGGGTTGGCGTTCCCCGAAGACGATATGCTGGGTATTGACCTGGTTATCCCTGACATTACCTATCTCTTGGAAAACAAGGATTTTGTCCGGGCTATCGTGCTGACTCATGGGCATGAAGACCATATAGGGGCTCTTCCGTATGTCCTTAAGCAGCTAAATGTCCCGGTATACGGCACCCCATTAACGCTGGGCATTTTAGAAGGACGGTTACGGGAAAACAATGTAGCCGGGGAAAAGTTAATCTCGGTAAAACCAGGCGATCAAATCGATATCGGTATCTTTAAAGTTGGTTTCATCCGCGTGAGCCACAGTATCGCCGACGCTGTGGCACTATCCATCAAAACACCTATCGGTACTATCGTCCACACGGGTGACTTTAAGCTAGACCAAACGCCAGTGGATGGTAAAGTCACAGATTTTCACAAGTTTGCCGAATTAGGGGATCAGGGGGTACTTGTCCTGCTGGCCGACAGTACCAATGCTGAAAGACCTGGTTACACGCCTAGTGAGCGATCTGTGGGTATGACTTTTGACGAAACGTTTCGTACCACTCGCGAGCGTATTATTATTGCAACCTTTTCTTCCAATGTTCACCGTATCCAGCAAGCTATTGATACGGCTTGCAAGTATAAGCGTAAAGTAGCTATTCTGGGACGAAGCATGATCAATGTGGTAAATATTGCGTTGGAATTAGGCTACTTACGCGTTCCCGAAGGAGTACTTATTGATATTGACGAAATAAATAATTATCCGCCCTCAAGTATTGTCATCGTAACTACCGGCAGCCAGGGTGAACCGATGTCCGCTCTCACCCGCATGGCCATGTCTGATCATAAAAAAGTAGAAATTATGCCGGGTGATACGGTTATTATTTCGGCTACGCCCATTCCCGGAAACGAAAAATTGGTGGCTAGAACTGTTGATTATTTATTCCGCCAGGGGGCAGAGGTAGTATACGAAGCGACATCCGGCATTCACGTTTCCGGTCATGCCAGTCAAGAAGAACTGAAACTTATGCACAACCTAATCCGGCCGAAGTTTTTTGTCCCTGTGCATGGGGAATATCGCCATCTTATTAAACACGCTAAGCTGGCTCAGGAACTGGGGATGCCCAAAGAGAATATTTTTGTTACCGAAAACGGCAGTGTGTTGGAGTTTACTCGTGAGAAGGGTTGCATTGCCGGTAAAATTACAGCCGGAAAAGTACTGGTTGATGGTCTCGGCGTTGGCGACGTGGGTAATATTGTCCTCAGAGACCGTCGGCAGTTATCGCAGGATGGAATTCTTGTCATGGTTGTTACCATGGATAAACAACGCGGCTCGATTTTGGCCGGTCCGGACATTGTTTCCAGAGGTTTCGTGTACGTGCGTGAGTCAGAACAGTTGATGGATGAAGCCAAAGAAAAAGTTCGCCAGACCTTGGAGAAATGCGAGCTCAATGGCGTGACCGAATGGGCCAGTATCAAGTCCAATGTACGTGATGTCCTTGGTAAATTTCTTTATGAGCGCACGCGGCGCCGTCCGATGATTTTGCCGATCATTATGGAAGTTTAA
- a CDS encoding ClpP family protease yields MMIDNDNPVVAPPGPNPENPNAPVQPDVPNKKSRQAKKSATTENIQVMGSSEVPTAKSNIHVMTIIGQIEGHMVLPPQNKTTKYEHVMPQIAAIEQNPDIEGLLLLLNTVGGDVEAGLAIAELIASLSKPTVSLVLGGGHSIGVPIAVSANYSFIVESASMTIHPIRLTGLVIGAPSSFDYLEKMQERINRFVVSHSKITEKKWKELLFKTGELSRDIGTNVVGRDAVRYGLIDELGGMAQAIAKLQELIRTQKETKGLKQ; encoded by the coding sequence ATGATGATAGATAACGATAATCCGGTAGTCGCGCCGCCGGGACCTAATCCGGAAAATCCTAACGCGCCCGTTCAGCCTGACGTTCCCAATAAAAAAAGCCGGCAGGCGAAAAAATCGGCAACTACCGAAAACATCCAAGTTATGGGTAGTTCCGAAGTACCTACCGCCAAATCCAACATTCACGTCATGACTATTATTGGTCAGATCGAAGGGCACATGGTACTCCCGCCACAGAATAAGACAACAAAGTACGAACATGTTATGCCCCAGATTGCAGCAATTGAGCAAAATCCGGACATTGAAGGGCTGCTTTTGCTTTTAAATACTGTCGGGGGCGATGTGGAAGCCGGTCTCGCTATCGCCGAACTTATCGCCAGTCTGTCTAAACCGACGGTATCACTGGTTTTGGGCGGTGGCCATAGTATCGGGGTGCCAATAGCGGTGTCGGCGAATTACTCGTTTATTGTTGAAAGTGCTAGCATGACGATTCATCCGATTCGCCTTACCGGTCTAGTTATCGGTGCCCCCAGTTCTTTCGATTATTTAGAAAAAATGCAAGAGCGAATTAACAGATTCGTTGTTAGCCATTCCAAAATTACGGAAAAGAAATGGAAGGAGCTGCTCTTTAAGACTGGAGAATTGTCGCGGGATATCGGGACCAACGTGGTAGGGCGAGACGCTGTTCGCTATGGACTGATTGATGAGTTAGGCGGTATGGCGCAAGCTATTGCTAAGTTGCAGGAACTGATTCGTACACAGAAGGAGACGAAGGGGTTGAAGCAGTAA
- a CDS encoding YlzJ-like family protein, whose translation MILWTVLPLEIVLEGFDTQPNYEEIDYAGLTVVVERLSPVQCRVIRILSTDPQDYLRADLQPGTVLTYQPVAKKVI comes from the coding sequence ATGATTTTATGGACGGTGCTGCCGCTGGAAATAGTGCTGGAAGGGTTTGATACTCAACCTAATTATGAGGAAATCGACTATGCCGGCCTGACGGTTGTCGTTGAGCGGCTGTCACCTGTCCAGTGCCGCGTCATTCGTATTCTGTCGACAGACCCACAGGACTATCTGCGTGCCGACCTTCAACCCGGCACCGTTTTGACTTACCAACCCGTTGCTAAAAAAGTAATTTAA
- a CDS encoding FtsK/SpoIIIE family DNA translocase, whose translation MPELTPELKYELLGICFITIAIIALISLLGLNTGPVGAFITRLLQHSFGVGAAVIPFLLAAIGSRYIWTRREIVYSVKFFGLILLYIQALAIWHHFKINPGMEILPESLVPGGGLVGGMVLFILRKLFGIDGTVIVLLATVLSALVMVSAYSLAQVLQFVKEKAVQGLTTVREAIAGSYETAVTLEEEQEEKPVIPKFYDQEREHYLARKETTETTVSTVERVLKAEPAGEEIQGKGGNTPYILPPLSLLKKPVKSRAGKTTKDIADNARLLEETLASFGVSAKVINTCQGPAVTRYELEPAPGVKVSRIVNLSDDIALKLAAPGIRIEAPIPGKAAIGIEVPNKDIASVSLREVLESEEFQRASSKLTVALGKDIAGQPIVADLTKMPHVLVAGATGSGKSVCINTLITSILFKALPNEVKFVLIDPKVVELSNYNGIPHLLTPVVTDAKKAASALRWAVQEMERRYALFAAAGVRDIGRYNDLNSEGKLPLIVIIIDELADLMMVAPVDVEDAICRLAQMARAAGLHLVLATQRPSVDVITGIIKANIPSRISFAVSSQVDSRTILDMAGAEKLLGKGDMLFYPVGAPKPLRVQGAFISDSEVEELVSYIKKQAEPEYTEGVTTAGDVQDKDEREKYQDELLEDAIRMVLETGQASASMLQRKFRIGYTRAARLIDTMEEMKIVGPNLGSKPREILMTSDQVYARYFKQE comes from the coding sequence ATGCCTGAATTGACTCCGGAACTAAAATATGAATTATTAGGCATCTGTTTCATTACCATAGCCATTATTGCTTTGATTAGTTTGTTAGGACTTAACACTGGTCCGGTCGGCGCTTTTATTACAAGACTATTGCAACACAGTTTCGGTGTGGGGGCTGCAGTCATCCCTTTTTTACTGGCAGCAATTGGGTCTCGTTATATTTGGACACGGCGTGAAATCGTTTATTCAGTAAAGTTTTTCGGATTAATACTGCTGTATATACAGGCGTTGGCTATTTGGCACCATTTTAAAATTAATCCTGGCATGGAGATACTACCGGAAAGTCTTGTCCCCGGCGGTGGGCTTGTCGGTGGGATGGTTTTGTTTATCTTACGCAAGTTATTCGGTATTGACGGGACTGTAATCGTCTTATTGGCAACAGTACTTTCCGCTCTTGTTATGGTTTCCGCCTATTCCCTTGCGCAAGTTCTTCAATTTGTCAAGGAAAAGGCGGTACAGGGTTTAACTACTGTACGCGAAGCCATAGCTGGTAGTTACGAAACCGCGGTGACTCTTGAAGAAGAGCAAGAGGAAAAGCCGGTAATTCCTAAATTCTACGATCAGGAACGCGAACACTACTTGGCCAGGAAAGAAACGACTGAGACAACTGTTTCAACGGTTGAACGTGTTCTGAAGGCTGAGCCCGCGGGAGAAGAAATACAAGGCAAGGGAGGCAATACTCCTTATATATTGCCTCCCTTATCGCTACTAAAAAAACCTGTCAAATCCCGAGCGGGTAAGACGACGAAGGATATTGCCGACAATGCACGCCTGCTCGAAGAGACGCTGGCCAGTTTCGGCGTTTCTGCCAAAGTCATTAATACTTGCCAGGGACCGGCAGTTACACGTTACGAGTTGGAACCGGCGCCGGGCGTCAAGGTCAGCCGGATTGTCAATTTATCCGATGATATTGCCCTCAAATTGGCTGCTCCGGGTATCCGTATTGAGGCGCCTATTCCCGGTAAAGCAGCGATCGGTATTGAGGTGCCCAATAAGGATATAGCAAGTGTTTCGTTACGGGAAGTTTTGGAAAGTGAGGAGTTTCAACGGGCTTCCTCAAAATTAACCGTTGCTTTGGGGAAGGACATTGCCGGCCAGCCGATTGTAGCTGATTTGACCAAAATGCCCCATGTCCTGGTCGCAGGGGCTACCGGCTCGGGTAAAAGTGTTTGCATTAATACATTGATTACCAGCATATTGTTTAAAGCGTTGCCGAATGAAGTAAAGTTCGTCCTAATAGATCCAAAAGTGGTGGAACTGTCTAATTATAATGGCATTCCTCATCTGTTAACCCCGGTGGTTACCGACGCGAAAAAGGCTGCTTCCGCCCTGCGATGGGCGGTGCAGGAAATGGAGCGGCGCTATGCCTTATTCGCGGCAGCAGGTGTCAGAGATATTGGTCGGTACAATGACCTCAATTCAGAGGGAAAATTGCCACTTATCGTTATTATAATCGACGAACTGGCTGATTTAATGATGGTTGCACCGGTCGATGTGGAAGACGCTATTTGTCGATTAGCCCAAATGGCGCGTGCCGCCGGTCTTCACCTGGTGCTGGCAACCCAGCGACCTTCCGTCGATGTCATTACCGGCATTATCAAAGCCAATATTCCGTCCCGGATATCCTTTGCTGTCTCGTCGCAAGTTGATTCCCGCACCATACTCGATATGGCGGGCGCGGAAAAACTGCTGGGCAAAGGTGATATGCTCTTTTACCCCGTTGGTGCGCCAAAACCCTTGCGTGTACAGGGAGCTTTCATTTCGGATAGTGAAGTGGAAGAACTTGTTTCCTATATCAAGAAACAAGCCGAGCCGGAATACACGGAAGGGGTAACGACTGCCGGCGATGTTCAAGATAAGGATGAGCGGGAAAAATATCAAGACGAACTCCTTGAGGATGCTATCCGTATGGTGCTGGAAACAGGTCAGGCGTCTGCGTCTATGTTACAGCGTAAATTCCGGATTGGCTATACTAGAGCAGCGCGGCTCATTGATACAATGGAGGAAATGAAGATTGTCGGGCCTAATTTAGGTAGTAAACCTCGGGAAATTCTTATGACCTCCGACCAAGTATATGCTCGCTATTTTAAGCAGGAATAG
- the mnmH gene encoding tRNA 2-selenouridine(34) synthase MnmH: MILLHKVIALEDALKIDKPLFIDMRSPGEYEQGHIPGAINIPLFNDHERAEVGTIYKQVGVIEAKQRGLAIVSSKLPELVSQIRSFYQTGYSIIIYCWRGGMRSKSVVTVLDLMGITAYQLIGGYKAYRRFVLDSLRTFELRPEIIVICGSTGVGKTALLGKLAKKQIPVIDLESLANHRGSVFGQVGLGKPQTAQNFDALLLQELQRLNEKRYVVVECESKRIGNVYLPDVLYQAMRRGKKILVQADLETRVSRLIDEYVDVYRNNTEALLASLKALAKRLGTRKVMALSDKLLSGEVRDVVRILLTDYYDPLYGYETANLDYFDLVVNANNLDKAACQIVEYLEQRR; this comes from the coding sequence GTGATTCTTTTGCATAAAGTCATTGCGCTTGAAGATGCTTTAAAAATAGACAAACCTTTGTTTATTGACATGCGGTCACCAGGCGAATATGAACAAGGACATATACCCGGAGCGATTAATATTCCGCTATTTAATGACCATGAACGGGCGGAAGTGGGGACAATATATAAGCAAGTGGGTGTTATTGAGGCTAAACAGCGAGGATTAGCCATTGTATCAAGCAAACTTCCTGAGCTTGTCAGCCAAATCCGGTCTTTCTATCAAACAGGGTATTCAATTATCATTTATTGTTGGCGTGGCGGGATGCGATCCAAATCAGTGGTGACCGTGCTTGATTTAATGGGAATAACAGCTTACCAATTGATTGGCGGGTATAAAGCTTATCGCCGGTTTGTTCTCGATAGCTTGCGGACATTTGAATTACGGCCGGAAATCATTGTTATTTGCGGTTCAACCGGGGTGGGCAAGACTGCCTTATTAGGTAAACTTGCCAAAAAACAAATTCCGGTTATTGATTTAGAATCCTTAGCCAATCATCGCGGCTCCGTATTTGGTCAAGTCGGTTTGGGAAAACCACAGACAGCGCAAAATTTTGATGCTCTCCTCTTGCAAGAGTTACAGCGTCTTAATGAAAAACGCTATGTTGTTGTGGAATGTGAAAGTAAACGAATCGGTAATGTATATCTTCCCGATGTCTTATATCAGGCTATGCGGAGGGGAAAAAAGATTTTAGTACAGGCCGACTTGGAGACACGCGTCAGTCGCCTCATCGACGAGTATGTTGATGTTTACCGAAATAATACGGAAGCGCTGCTGGCCAGTCTCAAGGCGTTGGCCAAACGCCTGGGCACTAGGAAAGTCATGGCCTTGTCGGATAAGCTGTTGAGCGGCGAGGTGCGTGATGTTGTACGCATCCTTTTGACTGATTATTATGACCCCCTGTATGGCTATGAAACAGCCAACTTGGATTATTTTGATTTGGTAGTCAATGCTAATAATTTGGATAAAGCGGCCTGCCAAATTGTTGAGTATTTAGAGCAGAGGAGGTAA